GTCCGCAAAAAGCCATTGATATGAAACATTTTCGCGACAGCCAGATACTGGCGGCCGTTTGTGCCGGCGGTACCAATGCTTGATTGCATTTTGTATACGGAGAAAAATAATGAACGATTCATTTAAACCCAAAATCCTGGCATTCCTGTGCAACTGGTGTTCTTATGCGGGCGCCGATCTGGCAGGAGTATCAAGAATTCAATATCCACCATTTATTCGAATTGTAAGAGTCATGTGTTCGGGGCGTATCGATCCCTTGTTTATAGTTGATGCCTTAAAAGAAGGCTTTGATGGTGTAATGGTAAGCGGTTGCCACATAGGCGACTGCCATTATCTGGACGGCAACAAGTATGCGGTTAAACGTATGGAGATGCTCGCACAATTACTTGACCTTTCAGGCATAGGCAGAAAGCGGGCACACCTGCGCTGGGCAAGTGCCGCAGAAGCTCAGCCCTTTGCAGATAATGTTGTTGAAGTTACCAATATTATCAGGGATGCAGGCCCGTTTAATGCAAAAGATCATGAAATGGCTTTAAACGCATTAACAAGAGCATTAACTACCACACGGTTGCGCTGGCTTGTGGGAATTGATCGTCATCTGACGGAAAATGAAAATGTATATCACGAAAAGACTGATCCGATACTTTTTGAAAAGGTGAAAAATGATGCAATAATTGCTG
The genomic region above belongs to Pseudomonadota bacterium and contains:
- a CDS encoding hydrogenase iron-sulfur subunit yields the protein MNDSFKPKILAFLCNWCSYAGADLAGVSRIQYPPFIRIVRVMCSGRIDPLFIVDALKEGFDGVMVSGCHIGDCHYLDGNKYAVKRMEMLAQLLDLSGIGRKRAHLRWASAAEAQPFADNVVEVTNIIRDAGPFNAKDHEMALNALTRALTTTRLRWLVGIDRHLTENENVYHEKTDPILFEKVKNDAIIAEFQKALLQEVLDKGPATVKEMADKTGIGIYTVSRRLNELELSGLADLKGCEGNTPRFASPV